The Corynebacterium poyangense genome includes a window with the following:
- a CDS encoding GntR family transcriptional regulator gives MISPEDPRFSGMNKSERAYHLLKERITRNEYAPGHRLVLSTLADTLGSSVVPVREAIRRLEAEGLVDYVPNVGPRVAMVNDHMYVDCMQLTAILEGAATALAAPYMQEPELAKARELNEKMQMSLGAFDPREFTTLNRKFHQTLFKRCPNQDLVELIEVQWERLNYLRESTFAFVPDRAETSVAEHEKLLAMISAGADPEYIEKLARQHRLHTLEKYLQARNQ, from the coding sequence ATGATCTCGCCCGAAGATCCGCGTTTCAGTGGGATGAATAAGTCTGAACGGGCCTATCATTTGCTCAAAGAACGAATCACCCGCAATGAATATGCCCCAGGACATCGCCTCGTGCTGTCGACCCTGGCAGACACCTTAGGCTCAAGCGTAGTCCCGGTGAGGGAAGCAATTCGCCGCCTAGAGGCGGAAGGGCTGGTGGATTACGTACCGAACGTCGGACCACGAGTAGCTATGGTTAACGACCATATGTATGTCGATTGTATGCAGCTCACCGCTATTTTAGAGGGCGCTGCTACCGCCCTTGCTGCGCCATATATGCAAGAGCCGGAATTGGCGAAGGCCCGCGAGCTTAATGAAAAAATGCAGATGAGTCTCGGAGCCTTTGATCCACGGGAATTCACCACTCTCAATCGCAAATTTCATCAGACCCTCTTTAAGCGGTGCCCTAATCAGGATTTAGTGGAACTGATCGAAGTGCAGTGGGAGAGATTGAACTACCTGAGAGAATCAACATTCGCGTTTGTTCCGGACCGTGCCGAAACCTCCGTGGCAGAACACGAAAAGCTGCTGGCCATGATTAGTGCCGGGGCGGATCCGGAATATATCGAAAAATTAGCGAGGCAGCATCGGCTTCACACCTTGGAGAAGTATCTCCAAGCGAGGAATCAATAA
- the hpaH gene encoding 2-oxo-hept-4-ene-1,7-dioate hydratase: MLDDSLITQIADDLAEAERERRMIPLLTARFPDMTVEDSYRVQNEWRRRGEAAGRRLIGRKIGLTSRPMQEATGITEPDYGTIFADMVYENGSEIEHAQFSNVRVEVELGFLLKEPLSGPNITLFDVLRATEYVTPALEILSSRIEMKDRTIVDTISDNAAMGAMVWGGRPVSVDAVDLRWVSALLYRNESIQDSGVAAAVLNHPATGVAWLANKLADHGDSLNAGDFILAGSFTRPMWVHQGDTVLADYGPLGTVSCRFI, from the coding sequence GTGCTTGACGACAGTCTTATCACCCAGATCGCCGATGATCTCGCCGAGGCCGAACGTGAGCGGAGGATGATCCCCCTGCTGACAGCTCGCTTCCCAGACATGACGGTCGAGGACTCCTACCGTGTGCAAAATGAATGGCGTCGGCGCGGCGAGGCAGCTGGGCGTCGACTCATCGGCCGGAAAATCGGGCTGACTTCTCGACCCATGCAGGAAGCCACGGGAATTACCGAACCAGATTATGGCACGATTTTCGCCGACATGGTCTATGAAAATGGATCAGAAATTGAGCACGCGCAATTCTCTAATGTCCGTGTGGAAGTAGAACTAGGGTTTCTTCTCAAAGAACCCCTATCCGGCCCCAACATCACCCTTTTTGATGTGCTCCGGGCAACCGAGTACGTCACCCCGGCGTTGGAGATTTTGTCCTCCCGCATTGAAATGAAGGATCGCACCATCGTCGACACCATTAGCGACAACGCAGCTATGGGAGCAATGGTCTGGGGTGGGCGGCCAGTGAGCGTAGATGCTGTGGACCTTCGCTGGGTTTCCGCGCTGCTCTACCGCAACGAAAGCATCCAAGACTCAGGGGTGGCCGCAGCGGTGTTAAACCATCCGGCAACTGGTGTAGCGTGGCTTGCCAATAAACTTGCTGACCACGGCGATAGTCTCAATGCCGGGGACTTTATCCTAGCTGGATCTTTCACCCGACCCATGTGGGTACACCAGGGAGACACCGTTCTTGCCGACTACGGTCCATTGGGGACGGTGTCATGTCGCTTCATTTAG
- a CDS encoding bifunctional 2-methylcitrate synthase/citrate synthase, with product MSNEAPEIRRGLAGVVADYTAISKVNPETNSLLYQGYPVQELARYCTFEEVAYLLWNGELPSTEELRRFSIREKALRHIDRGLIDLVMSMPLSCHPMDVLRSAVSYIGAQDPESYTKDSDHIRRTSLELMAKLPTVVALDIRRRRGEGYLEPDTKMGFAENFLYMVFGKEEGSPANNRADIEAFDKSLILYAEHSFNASTFTARVITSTMSDTYSAVTGAIGALKGPLHGGANEAVMHNMLEIGDPAKAEEWVKNKLANKELVMGFGHRVYKKGDSRVPTMEAAFREVAERHGGEKWVEMYDIMAKTMYDNTSIHIMPNLDFPSGPAYHLLGFEVEFFTPIFVMARITGWTAHIIEQNENNSLIRPLSAYNGPDQRSVPAKSID from the coding sequence ATGTCTAATGAAGCCCCAGAAATCCGTCGTGGTTTAGCCGGTGTTGTTGCTGATTACACCGCAATTTCCAAGGTCAATCCGGAAACTAACTCTCTGCTCTACCAGGGCTACCCCGTTCAGGAGCTAGCTCGCTACTGCACTTTTGAAGAGGTTGCTTACCTCTTGTGGAATGGTGAACTGCCTAGTACTGAAGAACTTCGCCGGTTCTCGATTCGGGAAAAGGCTTTGCGTCACATTGATCGCGGCCTCATTGACTTGGTGATGTCCATGCCGCTGAGCTGCCATCCCATGGACGTACTCCGTTCCGCTGTCTCCTATATCGGTGCTCAGGATCCAGAGTCTTATACCAAGGATTCCGACCATATCCGTCGGACCTCATTGGAGCTGATGGCAAAACTGCCTACTGTGGTTGCTTTGGATATTCGTCGCCGTCGCGGTGAGGGATATCTTGAACCCGACACCAAGATGGGATTCGCAGAGAACTTCCTCTACATGGTCTTTGGCAAAGAAGAAGGTTCTCCGGCTAATAATCGTGCAGACATTGAGGCCTTTGATAAGTCTCTGATTCTCTACGCAGAGCACTCCTTCAATGCCTCCACGTTCACCGCTCGAGTCATCACCTCCACGATGTCGGATACCTACTCCGCAGTAACCGGTGCTATCGGCGCTCTCAAAGGCCCGCTCCACGGTGGTGCTAATGAAGCTGTGATGCACAATATGCTGGAGATCGGAGATCCGGCGAAGGCTGAAGAGTGGGTGAAGAATAAGCTCGCTAACAAAGAGCTGGTCATGGGGTTCGGTCACCGCGTTTATAAGAAGGGTGACTCCCGTGTTCCCACCATGGAGGCTGCTTTCCGTGAGGTAGCTGAGCGCCACGGTGGCGAAAAGTGGGTGGAGATGTACGACATCATGGCAAAGACCATGTATGACAACACATCCATTCACATCATGCCGAATCTGGATTTCCCCTCCGGCCCCGCTTATCATCTGCTTGGTTTCGAAGTGGAATTCTTCACTCCCATCTTCGTGATGGCCCGGATTACCGGATGGACCGCTCACATCATCGAGCAAAATGAAAACAACTCTCTGATTCGCCCGCTTTCTGCCTACAACGGCCCGGATCAGCGCTCTGTACCTGCGAAGTCCATCGACTAA
- a CDS encoding pyruvate carboxylase: MRNAERTTSVEKPVLPSFKKVLVANRGEIAVRAFRAAVETGAQTVAVYPKEDRSSFHRSFASEAVRIGEEGSPVKAYLDIDEIIRAAKKTGANAIYPGYGFLSENSRLARECEENGIVFVGPRAETLELTGDKARAVEAAKEAGLPTLGDSAPSTDVDELVEIAKDFTFPIFVKAVAGGGGRGMRFIEKPEDVAALAAEASREAEAAFGDGHVYIERAVINPQHIEVQILGDDYGNVIHLYERDCSLQRRHQKVVEIAPAQHLDPELRDRICADAVAFCQSINYRGAGTVEFLVDEDGNHVFIEMNPRIQVEHTVTEEVTSVDLVKSQLRIAAGASLEDLGLSQEKIELHGAALQCRITTEDPANGFRPDTGTITAYRSPGGAGVRLDGAASLGGEISPNFDSMLVKMTCRGSDFATAVIRAQRALAEFTISGVATNIGFLRALLREEDFKTKRISTNFIADHPWLLSSPGADDEPGRLLDYLADVTVNKPHGERPTDLRPKTKLPPLVEDEPLPRGSRDDLLELGPKKFAEKLRQQSALGITDTTFRDAHQSLLATRIRTSALVAAAKHVGRLTPQLFSVEAWGGATYDVAMRFLFEDPWERLDELRTAMPNVNIQMLLRGRNTVGYTPYPESVTKAFVQEAADSGIDIFRIFDALNDVEQMRPAIDAVLETNTTVAEVAMAYSGNLMDPNEDLYTLDYYLRLAEKIVNAGAHILAIKDMAGLMRPAAASTLVSALRQEFDLPIHVHTHDTAGGQLATYLAAANAGADAVDGASAPLAGTTSQPSLSAIVAAFANTERDTGLSLKAVGDLEPYWEAVRQLYAPFESGVPGPTGRVYQHEIPGGQLSNLRTQANALGLGDRFELIEDNYAAVNKMLGRPTKVTPSSKVVGDLALHLVGAGVDPDDFAMDPQKYDIPDSVISFLRGELGTPPGGWPLLRDKALAGRAEQSTTLVEVPEEEAKNLQDEDHKVRRKALDRLLFPKQAAEFDEHRRIFGDTSALDDRVFFYGLKEGEENVIRFAHSDNPPMVVRLDAVGEPDDKGVRRVVLNVNGQIRPLTVRDRSVESVTADVEKADPANPGHVAAPFAGVVKVTIDQGAEVKAGDPVAVIEAMKMEATITTPVDGTIERVVLNQPTKVEGGDLIVVVKS, encoded by the coding sequence GTGCGCAATGCGGAAAGGACCACTTCTGTGGAAAAGCCAGTCCTCCCATCCTTCAAAAAGGTGCTTGTCGCCAATCGCGGCGAGATCGCCGTACGGGCATTCCGGGCCGCTGTGGAAACCGGAGCGCAAACTGTGGCGGTATATCCCAAAGAAGACCGCAGTTCCTTTCACCGTTCCTTCGCGTCAGAGGCGGTAAGAATTGGTGAAGAAGGTTCGCCCGTCAAGGCCTATTTAGATATTGATGAAATCATCCGTGCGGCAAAGAAAACTGGGGCGAATGCTATCTACCCCGGCTATGGATTCTTATCAGAAAATTCCCGGTTAGCACGCGAATGTGAAGAAAACGGAATTGTTTTTGTTGGACCTCGAGCGGAAACACTGGAATTGACCGGTGACAAAGCCCGAGCCGTGGAAGCCGCTAAGGAAGCAGGTCTACCGACACTTGGTGACTCTGCCCCCTCAACAGATGTTGATGAGCTCGTCGAGATAGCGAAAGATTTCACTTTCCCTATCTTCGTGAAAGCAGTTGCCGGTGGTGGTGGCCGCGGTATGCGGTTTATCGAGAAGCCGGAAGATGTAGCTGCCTTGGCAGCAGAGGCTTCCCGAGAGGCCGAAGCAGCCTTTGGTGATGGGCACGTTTATATTGAACGAGCTGTCATCAACCCACAACATATCGAGGTGCAAATCCTCGGAGATGACTATGGCAATGTCATCCACCTATATGAGCGGGATTGTTCTTTGCAGCGCCGCCATCAAAAGGTGGTTGAAATTGCTCCGGCACAGCATCTAGATCCAGAGCTTCGAGATCGAATTTGTGCCGATGCCGTCGCTTTTTGTCAGTCCATCAATTACCGGGGCGCCGGGACGGTTGAGTTTCTCGTGGATGAGGACGGCAACCATGTGTTCATTGAGATGAACCCGCGTATCCAGGTAGAGCACACCGTTACTGAAGAAGTCACCTCGGTAGATTTGGTGAAATCTCAACTTCGGATTGCTGCCGGTGCAAGTCTCGAAGACCTGGGCTTGTCTCAAGAGAAAATTGAGCTGCATGGGGCTGCCCTGCAATGCCGCATCACGACGGAAGATCCAGCCAATGGTTTCCGGCCTGACACAGGCACCATCACGGCTTATCGCTCACCGGGCGGTGCCGGTGTTCGACTTGATGGTGCCGCCAGCTTAGGTGGTGAAATCTCCCCGAACTTTGACTCCATGCTGGTGAAGATGACGTGCCGTGGCTCTGATTTCGCTACCGCAGTTATTCGTGCTCAGCGTGCTTTAGCGGAGTTCACTATTTCTGGTGTGGCTACCAATATTGGTTTCCTTCGGGCGCTCTTGCGCGAAGAAGATTTCAAGACCAAGCGGATTTCCACGAACTTTATTGCTGACCATCCGTGGCTATTATCCTCCCCGGGGGCTGATGATGAGCCGGGCCGGCTCTTAGATTATTTGGCTGATGTTACGGTGAATAAACCACACGGGGAGCGGCCTACTGATCTGCGGCCAAAAACGAAACTGCCGCCGTTGGTGGAGGATGAGCCTTTACCGCGAGGGTCGCGTGATGATCTCCTTGAGCTTGGGCCCAAGAAGTTTGCTGAGAAATTGCGGCAGCAAAGTGCTTTGGGCATCACTGATACGACTTTCCGGGATGCGCATCAATCCTTGCTGGCGACGCGGATTCGCACCTCAGCGTTGGTGGCAGCTGCTAAGCACGTCGGACGTTTAACTCCGCAGCTTTTCTCCGTAGAAGCCTGGGGAGGGGCAACCTATGACGTAGCTATGCGTTTCCTGTTCGAGGATCCGTGGGAACGTCTCGATGAATTGCGCACCGCGATGCCCAACGTCAATATTCAGATGTTGTTGCGTGGTCGAAATACTGTGGGATACACCCCGTATCCAGAGAGCGTGACGAAAGCTTTTGTCCAGGAGGCAGCAGATTCCGGGATTGATATTTTCCGGATTTTCGATGCACTCAATGATGTGGAGCAAATGCGGCCAGCTATTGATGCGGTGTTAGAAACAAATACCACGGTGGCTGAGGTGGCAATGGCCTATTCGGGTAACCTCATGGACCCCAATGAAGACCTCTATACCTTGGATTATTATCTGCGTCTGGCGGAAAAGATCGTTAATGCTGGTGCCCATATTCTGGCCATTAAAGATATGGCTGGGCTGATGCGACCGGCAGCAGCCTCAACCTTGGTTTCTGCGTTGCGTCAGGAATTTGATCTCCCCATTCATGTGCATACCCATGACACCGCCGGCGGACAGCTTGCCACCTATTTGGCAGCAGCTAACGCCGGAGCAGATGCGGTCGATGGCGCGAGCGCCCCACTCGCTGGGACGACTTCTCAGCCTTCGTTGTCTGCAATTGTCGCGGCATTTGCTAATACTGAGCGTGATACAGGTTTGTCCCTGAAAGCAGTCGGTGATTTGGAACCCTATTGGGAAGCTGTTCGCCAGCTCTATGCTCCTTTTGAGTCAGGAGTTCCCGGGCCTACGGGACGGGTGTATCAGCATGAGATTCCAGGTGGTCAGCTTTCTAACCTGCGGACCCAAGCTAATGCTCTGGGGCTGGGGGATCGCTTCGAGTTGATCGAGGATAATTATGCTGCGGTCAACAAGATGCTGGGTCGCCCCACCAAGGTGACACCGTCGTCCAAGGTGGTAGGAGACCTAGCTCTGCATCTGGTGGGGGCTGGAGTTGATCCAGATGACTTCGCTATGGATCCCCAAAAGTACGACATTCCAGATTCAGTGATCTCTTTCCTGCGCGGAGAATTGGGCACTCCTCCCGGTGGTTGGCCGCTGCTGCGCGATAAAGCCTTGGCTGGTCGCGCGGAGCAAAGCACCACGTTGGTAGAAGTTCCCGAAGAAGAAGCCAAGAACCTGCAGGATGAAGATCACAAGGTGCGCCGCAAGGCACTGGATCGACTGTTGTTCCCCAAGCAAGCGGCAGAGTTCGATGAGCATCGTCGGATTTTCGGGGATACCTCTGCTTTGGATGATCGTGTTTTCTTCTACGGCCTTAAAGAAGGTGAGGAAAACGTCATCCGATTTGCCCACAGTGACAATCCACCCATGGTCGTTCGCCTCGATGCGGTGGGTGAACCTGACGACAAAGGTGTTCGACGTGTGGTCTTGAACGTCAACGGCCAGATCCGCCCCCTCACGGTTCGGGACCGGTCAGTTGAGTCTGTGACTGCGGATGTTGAAAAAGCGGACCCAGCTAATCCCGGACATGTTGCCGCACCATTTGCTGGTGTGGTGAAGGTGACCATTGATCAAGGAGCTGAGGTGAAAGCAGGCGATCCGGTTGCGGTCATTGAAGCAATGAAGATGGAAGCCACAATCACCACTCCGGTCGACGGAACCATTGAAAGGGTGGTGCTCAATCAACCCACCAAGGTTGAAGGTGGAGACCTTATTGTGGTGGTGAAGTCCTAA
- a CDS encoding HpcH/HpaI aldolase family protein, with protein MSLHLAPPFPHLFDASDRPKTGLWICSGSPTAAEIIGGSGCDWVLIDGEHSPITVEKTLSLLQAVAAYPVVPVVRVPVNDTVLIKQFLDLGAQNIMVPMVHTAEDARRAVAAMHYPPRGVRGVGSALARSSRWNLVDNYLAHAAESISLIVQIESAEAVSQAAEIAGTEGVDALFIGPSDLAASMGYLGQQTHPEVLDNVRRTIAAAKEARVVVGVNCFNLEQARSYAEQGVDFIAIGADVQILASGSQAMLAKFNS; from the coding sequence ATGTCGCTTCATTTAGCTCCCCCTTTTCCTCACCTATTCGACGCCTCCGACCGCCCTAAAACAGGCCTATGGATTTGCTCCGGGTCTCCTACTGCTGCCGAGATTATCGGCGGATCCGGGTGCGATTGGGTTCTCATTGATGGTGAGCACTCCCCTATCACCGTGGAAAAAACTCTTAGCCTCTTACAGGCAGTGGCCGCCTATCCGGTGGTGCCGGTGGTGAGAGTCCCGGTCAACGACACTGTGCTCATTAAACAATTCCTGGATCTTGGTGCGCAAAACATCATGGTTCCTATGGTTCACACAGCAGAAGATGCCCGACGCGCAGTAGCCGCCATGCATTATCCGCCGCGAGGAGTACGCGGCGTAGGTAGTGCTTTGGCCCGTTCTTCTCGCTGGAACTTAGTGGATAACTACTTAGCTCACGCCGCCGAGAGCATCAGTTTAATTGTCCAAATAGAATCCGCAGAGGCCGTCTCCCAGGCCGCTGAGATTGCTGGAACAGAAGGTGTTGACGCACTGTTCATCGGGCCGTCAGATCTGGCTGCGTCCATGGGATATCTTGGCCAGCAAACCCACCCGGAGGTTCTGGACAACGTTCGCCGAACCATTGCGGCAGCTAAAGAAGCCAGGGTCGTAGTGGGGGTCAACTGTTTTAATCTTGAACAAGCCCGCAGCTATGCCGAACAAGGCGTGGACTTCATCGCTATCGGCGCCGATGTGCAAATCTTAGCGAGCGGTTCTCAAGCTATGTTAGCGAAGTTTAACTCCTAG
- the hpaE gene encoding 5-carboxymethyl-2-hydroxymuconate semialdehyde dehydrogenase, producing MTTNSDHAQAQPHDLPEKIQHYIGGAFVDSIDGDTFEVLDPVTNQPYITAASGKEADINAAVEAAKKAFQEGPWPRMLPRERSRVLHRIADIVESREDVLAAWESYDSGLPITQAKGQARRAAENFRFFADLIVAQSDDVFKVPGRQVNYVNRKPIGVAGLITPWNTPFMLESWKLAPAIATGNCVVLKPAEFTPLSAQLWAGIFEEAGLPKGVFNLVNGFGEEGFAGDPLVKHPDVPLISFTGESRTGQIIFANAAPHLKGLSMELGGKSPAIIFDDADLEEAINATIFGVFSLNGERCTAGSRILVQRSIYEEFVDRYAAQARRVRVGLPSDPATEVGALVHPEHYDKVTSYIEIGKKEARLVAGGGRPEGFDTGNFVEPTVFADVSPDARIFQEEIFGPVVAITPFDTEEEALELANNTKYGLAAYLWTADLKRAHNFAQAIEAGMVWLNSNNVRDLRTPFGGVKASGLGHEGGYRSIDFYTDQQAVHINLGKVHNPVFGKAQS from the coding sequence ATGACCACCAACAGTGACCACGCCCAGGCTCAACCCCACGATCTGCCGGAGAAGATTCAACACTATATTGGCGGTGCCTTTGTTGACTCCATTGATGGGGACACTTTTGAGGTCTTAGATCCGGTTACTAACCAGCCCTATATTACGGCGGCATCGGGCAAAGAGGCTGATATCAATGCCGCGGTAGAGGCCGCAAAAAAGGCATTTCAGGAGGGGCCTTGGCCGCGGATGTTACCTCGTGAGCGTTCCAGGGTGTTGCACCGGATTGCTGACATTGTGGAATCCCGCGAAGATGTTCTTGCGGCCTGGGAGTCCTACGACTCTGGTTTACCTATTACACAAGCCAAAGGCCAAGCTCGACGCGCCGCGGAAAACTTCCGATTCTTCGCGGACCTCATCGTGGCTCAATCAGATGATGTTTTCAAAGTTCCGGGACGCCAAGTTAACTACGTCAACCGCAAGCCTATCGGGGTAGCGGGGTTGATTACTCCGTGGAACACCCCGTTCATGCTGGAGTCCTGGAAACTCGCCCCAGCCATTGCCACCGGCAACTGCGTGGTCCTCAAACCAGCAGAATTTACTCCCCTCTCAGCCCAATTATGGGCCGGAATTTTTGAGGAGGCAGGCCTCCCCAAAGGCGTGTTCAACCTTGTTAATGGCTTCGGCGAAGAAGGATTCGCTGGCGATCCCCTTGTCAAGCACCCAGATGTGCCGCTGATCTCCTTCACTGGAGAGTCCCGGACTGGACAGATTATTTTCGCCAATGCGGCACCCCACCTCAAAGGTTTGTCCATGGAGCTCGGCGGAAAATCCCCAGCCATCATCTTTGATGACGCTGACCTGGAAGAAGCCATCAACGCAACCATTTTCGGCGTGTTTTCCCTGAATGGAGAACGCTGCACCGCCGGGTCACGGATTCTGGTTCAACGCTCTATCTATGAGGAATTCGTTGACCGCTACGCCGCTCAAGCTCGACGCGTCCGCGTGGGTCTGCCCAGTGACCCAGCTACTGAAGTAGGGGCGCTCGTCCATCCGGAGCACTATGACAAAGTGACCTCCTATATTGAGATCGGAAAGAAAGAAGCTCGGTTAGTAGCTGGAGGTGGACGTCCCGAAGGTTTTGACACAGGTAATTTCGTCGAGCCTACTGTTTTTGCCGACGTCTCCCCTGACGCACGAATTTTCCAAGAAGAAATCTTCGGCCCCGTCGTTGCCATTACACCTTTTGACACCGAAGAAGAAGCCCTCGAACTAGCTAATAACACCAAGTACGGGTTAGCCGCCTACCTATGGACCGCTGATTTGAAGCGAGCCCACAATTTTGCTCAAGCCATCGAAGCAGGAATGGTGTGGTTGAACTCCAATAATGTTCGTGACCTGCGGACCCCCTTCGGCGGTGTGAAAGCCTCCGGGCTGGGTCACGAAGGTGGATATCGCTCCATTGATTTCTATACCGACCAACAAGCCGTCCACATCAACCTCGGAAAAGTCCATAACCCGGTGTTTGGCAAAGCCCAAAGCTAG
- the prpB gene encoding methylisocitrate lyase → MSGLYSSTVSPTDRRKRLREGLNSGSIQRLPGAFSPLVARAIQEAGFEGVYVSGAVVAADLALPDIGLTTLTEVAHRARQIARPTDLPVMVDADTGFGEPMSAARTVSEFEDAGIAGCHFEDQVNPKRCGHLDGKEVVPTELMVRRLTAAVNERRDENFVICARTDAAGVEGIDSAIERAKAYADAGADLIFTEALHKPEEFEKFRAAVDVPLLANMTEFGKTELLSAQTLQDIGYNAVIYPVTTLRIAMGQVEEALKEIDETGTQTGWIDRMQHRSRLYELLRYEEYNAFDQQVFTYSVDTYDPNN, encoded by the coding sequence ATGTCGGGTCTATATTCTAGTACCGTTAGCCCAACTGATCGTCGTAAGAGACTGCGTGAAGGATTAAATTCCGGTTCTATTCAGCGACTACCGGGTGCCTTTTCTCCCTTGGTGGCGCGAGCCATTCAAGAGGCAGGTTTTGAGGGCGTCTACGTATCGGGCGCCGTGGTTGCCGCCGATCTGGCTCTGCCGGATATCGGTCTTACCACGCTGACCGAGGTGGCACACCGGGCACGACAAATTGCTCGCCCCACAGATTTGCCGGTGATGGTTGATGCAGATACCGGTTTTGGTGAGCCGATGTCCGCAGCCCGTACGGTCAGCGAATTCGAAGATGCAGGTATTGCCGGTTGCCATTTTGAAGATCAAGTTAACCCTAAGCGTTGCGGACATCTAGATGGCAAGGAAGTTGTTCCTACGGAGTTAATGGTCCGACGCCTCACTGCTGCGGTTAATGAGCGCCGAGATGAGAACTTCGTGATTTGTGCCCGGACTGATGCAGCTGGAGTTGAGGGAATTGATTCTGCTATCGAACGCGCGAAGGCTTATGCCGATGCCGGAGCAGATTTGATCTTCACCGAAGCTTTGCATAAGCCGGAGGAGTTCGAAAAATTCCGCGCAGCCGTTGATGTTCCGTTGCTTGCCAACATGACTGAGTTTGGTAAGACCGAATTATTAAGTGCTCAAACTCTGCAAGACATTGGTTATAACGCAGTGATCTACCCGGTGACCACATTGCGCATTGCCATGGGGCAGGTTGAAGAAGCTCTCAAGGAGATTGACGAGACCGGTACTCAAACTGGGTGGATCGACCGGATGCAGCACCGTTCCCGTTTGTATGAATTGCTGCGTTATGAAGAATACAACGCTTTTGACCAGCAAGTTTTCACTTATTCGGTGGATACTTACGACCCTAATAACTAA
- the hpaD gene encoding 3,4-dihydroxyphenylacetate 2,3-dioxygenase has product MTDTSAAIAPDILRCAYMEIVVTDLQRSREFYVDVLGLVVTEETETEIYLRSLEEFIHHNIVLRQGPEAAVAVFSYRVRTPEDVDRAEAFYQARGCRTERRKDGFVKGIGDSVRVEDPLGFPYEFFYEVEHVERLAWRYDLYTPGALVRLDHFNQVTPDVPSACTYMEELGFRITEDIQDDEGTIYAAWMRRKPTVHDTAMTGGDGPRMHHIAFATHEKHNILAICDKLGALRLSDHIERGPGRHGVSNAFYLYLRDPDGHRIEIYTQDYYTGDPDNPAVHWDVHDNQRRDWWGTPVVPSWYTDASRVLDLDGNLVPLTQRTDASEMEETIGADGFSYTRREEGEASMPTWKQGEYKLGHQM; this is encoded by the coding sequence ATGACTGACACCTCCGCCGCCATCGCTCCGGATATTCTACGTTGTGCATATATGGAAATTGTGGTCACTGACCTGCAACGTTCCCGTGAATTCTACGTGGATGTCCTAGGTTTAGTGGTCACTGAGGAAACCGAAACAGAGATTTATCTTCGCAGCCTAGAAGAATTTATCCACCACAATATTGTGCTGCGTCAGGGTCCGGAAGCTGCCGTCGCAGTTTTTAGTTATCGAGTACGAACCCCCGAAGACGTCGACCGTGCTGAGGCTTTCTACCAGGCTCGCGGTTGCCGTACGGAACGGCGCAAAGACGGCTTTGTCAAGGGAATCGGTGACTCGGTGCGCGTAGAAGATCCCCTCGGTTTCCCCTATGAATTCTTCTATGAAGTAGAACATGTGGAGCGCCTGGCATGGCGCTATGACCTCTACACCCCTGGAGCCCTCGTACGCCTCGACCACTTCAACCAGGTAACTCCGGATGTGCCTTCAGCGTGCACATACATGGAGGAATTAGGATTCCGGATCACCGAAGATATTCAAGATGATGAAGGAACCATCTACGCGGCGTGGATGCGACGCAAACCCACCGTTCACGATACGGCTATGACCGGTGGAGACGGGCCGCGTATGCATCACATTGCCTTTGCCACCCATGAAAAGCACAATATCCTCGCTATCTGCGACAAGCTCGGTGCGTTGCGGCTGTCGGATCACATTGAACGTGGCCCTGGCCGGCACGGAGTGTCCAATGCTTTCTACCTATATCTTCGGGATCCAGATGGCCACCGGATAGAAATCTATACCCAAGATTATTACACCGGTGACCCGGATAACCCCGCCGTTCACTGGGATGTCCATGACAACCAGCGTCGAGATTGGTGGGGAACCCCGGTGGTGCCCTCGTGGTACACCGACGCTTCCCGGGTCCTTGACCTCGATGGCAATCTAGTACCGCTCACCCAACGCACGGACGCTTCAGAGATGGAAGAAACTATCGGCGCAGATGGTTTTTCCTATACCCGACGCGAAGAGGGCGAAGCATCCATGCCCACCTGGAAACAAGGCGAGTACAAGCTCGGCCACCAAATGTAG